In the Mytilus trossulus isolate FHL-02 chromosome 1, PNRI_Mtr1.1.1.hap1, whole genome shotgun sequence genome, one interval contains:
- the LOC134681113 gene encoding serine/threonine-protein kinase TBK1-like isoform X2 — MEYVGETVNHFYSLKDRLGQGAFSCVFLGYNKVTGEKRALKVPKRTGADKATQRETDALLSFRHKNIVQLFGIEDEMVSNKTVIVMEFCSGGSLQTMLQEPEYMNGLPDILFTLLLTHLASGLQELHSKDFVHRDIKPANILITKTVPNTITFKISDFGSSRQNHSQYDEEMCLSLAGTEEYLHPLLYKGAFIQKSSHVKVNSCVDKWALGVTLFHAATGNVPFKPYGGARRNRQTMFLIISQKPRGKICGIQETENGKIQWSSEFPTSCNISSGLKSRLVPLMSGLLEANNAHQWSYETFFQEAYNLNNAMPIHILNICDCQYLTVYLNKSARLSMLYEMIATETDIDRRYQTIYFEKTNIEHLSLDTTIKDLPVTSRENPLLLISTIDVDIFNSSRIQNDISTLDNANLRNEMLIKVGRKAACIIAYLCNTVEDIHRAKQCVQTFRSDLRNSNEIKLKDLQKEFELLKMISNERLSRSKPCSSQMYSIQTDSPLRARGTQNSSMHQSTMEITQVTEYITERIHDVSSILERNLNSKDFTSLCTDECIGTLKSYLKTSKDTLSDILKYSVVREKTPLDLVRNKNLRDSILNLVYKARNHWVNHCDCDNKIFVNNIQDILRNELHLNEKFRELSRNMEELKDILADGSAPLYRDTCTPKMSISCSEDLESIFKEKTQLETDGLINSSKESLHRFMKESDDFESLLESMTTHDS; from the exons ATGGAATATGTAGGAGAAACTGTTAACCATTTTTACAGCTTGAAGGATAGATTGGGACAAGGAGCATTCTCTTGTGTATTTCTCGGATACAATAAG GTGACTGGTGAAAAAAGAGCTTTGAAAGTACCGAAACGTACAGGAGCCGATAAAGCAACTCAACGGGAAACAGACGCTCTGCTGTCTTTCCGacataaaaatattgttcaGCTGTTTGGCATTGAAGATGAG ATGGTTTCAAATAAAACGGTAATTGTTATGGAATTTTGTTCCGGCGGAAGTTTACAAACCATGTTACAGGAACCAGAATATATGAACGGATTACCCGATATTCTCTTCACATTATTACTAACCCATTTAG CTTCCGGATTACAAGAATTACATTCCAAAGACTTTGTTCATCGTGATATCAAACCAGCAAATATACTCATTACTAAAACCGTGCCAAATAC aATTACCTTTAAAATATCTGATTTTGGATCCTCAAGACAGAATCATTCCCAGTACGACGAAGAAATGTGTCTTTCATTGGCGGGTACAGAAGAATATCTG CACCCGTTACTTTATAAAGGAGCCTTTATACAGAAATCTAGTCATGTAAAGGTGAACTCATGTGTTGATAAATGGGCATTAGGGGTAACGTTGTTTCATGCTGCTACGGGTAATGTTCCTTTCAAGCCTTATGGCGGCGCAAGGAGGAATAGGCAAACTAT GTTTTTAATAATTAGTCAAAAACCAAGAGGAAAAATATGTGGTATACAGGAAACGGAAAACGGAAAGATTCAATGGAGTTCTGAGTTTCCAACATCATGTAACATATCAAG tgGTCTTAAATCAAGATTGGTACCTTTGATGTCCGGATTGTTGGAAGCTAACAACGCACACCAGTGGTCCTACGAAACCTTTTTCCAGGAAGCATATAACTTAAATAATGCGATGCCTATCCATATTTTGAACATATGTGATTGTCAATACTTAACcgtttatttgaataaaagtgCAAG GTTATCGATGCTTTATGAAATGATTGCTACCGAAACTGATATTGATAGACGTTaccaaacaatttattttgagaaaacaaatattgaacatCTTAGTTTGGACACAACAATAAAAGATTTACCAGTGACATCACGGGAAAATCCCTTATTATTAATTTCCACTATTgatgttgatatttttaattcttCACGAATTCAAAATG ATATTTCAACGCTGGACAATGCGAATTTACGAAATGAGATGCTAATAAAGGTTGGTCGGAAAGCAGCTTGTATTATAGCTTATTTGTGCAATACCGTAGAGGACATTCATCGAGCTAAACAATGTGTTCAAACTTTTCGATCGGATTTAAG aaatagtaatgaaataaagttaaaggatttacaaaaagaatttgagttattaaaaatgatttcaaatgaaaGACTTTCTCGATCAAAACCGTGTAGTTCACAAATGTATTCAATACAAACAGACAGTCCATTAAGAGCAAGAGGAACACAGAACAGTTCAATGCACCAATCAACCATGGAG ATCACACAAGTCACAGAATACATAACAGAGAGAATACATGATGTGTCAAGTATTCTGGAAAGAAATTTGAATTCGAAAGATTTTACGTCTTTATGTACTGATGAATG tattgGAACATTAAAAAGCTATTTAAAGACATCAAAAGATACATTATCAGATATTCTGAAGTATTCTGTCGTGCGGGAGAAAACACCTCTAGATTTAGTTCGTAATAAAAACTTAAG agaCAGTATTTTGAATTTAGTATACAAAGCCAGAAACCATTGGGTAAACCATTGTGATTGTGATAATAAAATATTCGTTAACAATATCCAAGACATTTTAAG aaatgagctacatttgaatgaaaaatttcGAGAATTGTCGAGAAACATGGAAGAGTTAAAAGACATACTTGCTGATGGATCAGCG
- the LOC134681113 gene encoding serine/threonine-protein kinase TBK1-like isoform X1 codes for MEYVGETVNHFYSLKDRLGQGAFSCVFLGYNKVTGEKRALKVPKRTGADKATQRETDALLSFRHKNIVQLFGIEDEMVSNKTVIVMEFCSGGSLQTMLQEPEYMNGLPDILFTLLLTHLASGLQELHSKDFVHRDIKPANILITKTVPNTITFKISDFGSSRQNHSQYDEEMCLSLAGTEEYLHPLLYKGAFIQKSSHVKVNSCVDKWALGVTLFHAATGNVPFKPYGGARRNRQTMFLIISQKPRGKICGIQETENGKIQWSSEFPTSCNISSGLKSRLVPLMSGLLEANNAHQWSYETFFQEAYNLNNAMPIHILNICDCQYLTVYLNKSARLSMLYEMIATETDIDRRYQTIYFEKTNIEHLSLDTTIKDLPVTSRENPLLLISTIDVDIFNSSRIQNDISTLDNANLRNEMLIKVGRKAACIIAYLCNTVEDIHRAKQCVQTFRSDLRNSNEIKLKDLQKEFELLKMISNERLSRSKPCSSQMYSIQTDSPLRARGTQNSSMHQSTMEITQVTEYITERIHDVSSILERNLNSKDFTSLCTDECIGTLKSYLKTSKDTLSDILKYSVVREKTPLDLVRNKNLRDSILNLVYKARNHWVNHCDCDNKIFVNNIQDILRNELHLNEKFRELSRNMEELKDILADGSAQPLYRDTCTPKMSISCSEDLESIFKEKTQLETDGLINSSKESLHRFMKESDDFESLLESMTTHDS; via the exons ATGGAATATGTAGGAGAAACTGTTAACCATTTTTACAGCTTGAAGGATAGATTGGGACAAGGAGCATTCTCTTGTGTATTTCTCGGATACAATAAG GTGACTGGTGAAAAAAGAGCTTTGAAAGTACCGAAACGTACAGGAGCCGATAAAGCAACTCAACGGGAAACAGACGCTCTGCTGTCTTTCCGacataaaaatattgttcaGCTGTTTGGCATTGAAGATGAG ATGGTTTCAAATAAAACGGTAATTGTTATGGAATTTTGTTCCGGCGGAAGTTTACAAACCATGTTACAGGAACCAGAATATATGAACGGATTACCCGATATTCTCTTCACATTATTACTAACCCATTTAG CTTCCGGATTACAAGAATTACATTCCAAAGACTTTGTTCATCGTGATATCAAACCAGCAAATATACTCATTACTAAAACCGTGCCAAATAC aATTACCTTTAAAATATCTGATTTTGGATCCTCAAGACAGAATCATTCCCAGTACGACGAAGAAATGTGTCTTTCATTGGCGGGTACAGAAGAATATCTG CACCCGTTACTTTATAAAGGAGCCTTTATACAGAAATCTAGTCATGTAAAGGTGAACTCATGTGTTGATAAATGGGCATTAGGGGTAACGTTGTTTCATGCTGCTACGGGTAATGTTCCTTTCAAGCCTTATGGCGGCGCAAGGAGGAATAGGCAAACTAT GTTTTTAATAATTAGTCAAAAACCAAGAGGAAAAATATGTGGTATACAGGAAACGGAAAACGGAAAGATTCAATGGAGTTCTGAGTTTCCAACATCATGTAACATATCAAG tgGTCTTAAATCAAGATTGGTACCTTTGATGTCCGGATTGTTGGAAGCTAACAACGCACACCAGTGGTCCTACGAAACCTTTTTCCAGGAAGCATATAACTTAAATAATGCGATGCCTATCCATATTTTGAACATATGTGATTGTCAATACTTAACcgtttatttgaataaaagtgCAAG GTTATCGATGCTTTATGAAATGATTGCTACCGAAACTGATATTGATAGACGTTaccaaacaatttattttgagaaaacaaatattgaacatCTTAGTTTGGACACAACAATAAAAGATTTACCAGTGACATCACGGGAAAATCCCTTATTATTAATTTCCACTATTgatgttgatatttttaattcttCACGAATTCAAAATG ATATTTCAACGCTGGACAATGCGAATTTACGAAATGAGATGCTAATAAAGGTTGGTCGGAAAGCAGCTTGTATTATAGCTTATTTGTGCAATACCGTAGAGGACATTCATCGAGCTAAACAATGTGTTCAAACTTTTCGATCGGATTTAAG aaatagtaatgaaataaagttaaaggatttacaaaaagaatttgagttattaaaaatgatttcaaatgaaaGACTTTCTCGATCAAAACCGTGTAGTTCACAAATGTATTCAATACAAACAGACAGTCCATTAAGAGCAAGAGGAACACAGAACAGTTCAATGCACCAATCAACCATGGAG ATCACACAAGTCACAGAATACATAACAGAGAGAATACATGATGTGTCAAGTATTCTGGAAAGAAATTTGAATTCGAAAGATTTTACGTCTTTATGTACTGATGAATG tattgGAACATTAAAAAGCTATTTAAAGACATCAAAAGATACATTATCAGATATTCTGAAGTATTCTGTCGTGCGGGAGAAAACACCTCTAGATTTAGTTCGTAATAAAAACTTAAG agaCAGTATTTTGAATTTAGTATACAAAGCCAGAAACCATTGGGTAAACCATTGTGATTGTGATAATAAAATATTCGTTAACAATATCCAAGACATTTTAAG aaatgagctacatttgaatgaaaaatttcGAGAATTGTCGAGAAACATGGAAGAGTTAAAAGACATACTTGCTGATGGATCAGCG